A part of Brassica rapa cultivar Chiifu-401-42 chromosome A05, CAAS_Brap_v3.01, whole genome shotgun sequence genomic DNA contains:
- the LOC108871888 gene encoding uncharacterized protein LOC108871888: protein MNNGWGFLVDEEKGGRLLTLDTSSSFENLKAMVCEDFGIDVNMVNIELSYLPSDLINSIYSPPVIITSERQVRNFLTYVKNKASTQLCVSTQASNIAEEGSESPNREEALMESDDSSDMDSEQDVEVPDSEDDKKCDKEKINEDGVRFSLVDVVKKGQSFTSKTLLKAAFEICAMKNNFDYVVVRSDKKVWYIRCSDDDCTWRVRAEGLTGSSYFIIKKYVPDHSCAASNRKGSVRTVSAKTVGTLIMHKYETAKEGPRSDDIIQYMRMVYGVEISYSLAWDAREYAINAVKGIPEKGYEKIPKYLHMMKEANPGSHTFYERDTKGRFKYLFISFGQSVRGFYAAIRKVIVVDGTFLKSKYKGVLLVATALDGNSSLYPIAFGVVDSENDLAWNWFMRQLNMVIADDHSLAFVSDRNSSIAKAIARVYPQAHHGICIHHLLNNVVTYFSGKGVAGLVAKASKAYRAADFRKVFTAIFAISPEIGQYLIDADVRKWARCQFPGYRYDIRTTNPAESINAALRTPREFPVIPLLDSIREMMTRWFFKRRTLSSKHSKPLTIAVENSQVLNITK, encoded by the coding sequence ATGAACAATGGATGGGGATTTCTTGTTGATGAAGAAAAAGGAGGCAGGTTACTTACTTTGGACACAAGTTCAAGCTTTGAAAACCTAAAGGCTATGGTGTGTGAAGACTTTGGAATTGATGTAAACATGGTCAATATAGAGCTGAGTTATTTACCTTCCGATTTGATCAATAGCATCTACTCACCCCCTGTTATCATCACCAGTGAAAGACAAGTTCGAAATTTTCTTACATATGTAAAGAACAAAGCTTCGACGCAGTTGTGTGTGAGTACTCAAGCCTCTAACATAGCGGAAGAAGGTAGTGAGTCGCCTAACAGAGAGGAAGCGCTTATGGAGTCTGACGATTCAAGTGATATGGATTCAGAACAAGATGTTGAGGTACCTGACAGTGAAGATGACAAAAAGTGTGACAAAGAAAAGATCAATGAAGATGGTGTTCGCTTTTCTTTGGTAGATGTTGTGAAGAAGGGTCAATCTTTTACTTCCAAAACACTTTTGAAGGCAGCATTCGAAATATGTGCAATGAAAAATAATTTCGACTACGTGGTTGTCAGATCGGATAAAAAAGTATGGTACATTCGTTGCTCAGATGATGACTGCACATGGCGTGTTCGTGCAGAGGGTTTAACAGGCtcatcgtattttatcatcaaaaaGTATGTACCTGATCATTCATGTGCTGCCTCCAATAGGAAGGGTTCTGTTAGGACAGTTTCAGCAAAAACAGTGGGTACTCTGATCATGCATAAGTATGAAACTGCTAAAGAAGGACCGAGATCGGATGATATAATCCAGTATATGCGTATGGTATATGGAGTTGAGATATCCTATTCTTTGGCGTGGGATGCACGTGAATATGCAATCAACGCAGTTAAAGGTATTCCGGAGAAAGGTTATGAAAAAATTCCTAAATACTTGCATATGATGAAGGAAGCTAATCCAGGGTCACACACATTTTATGAAAGGGATACAAAAGGGAGATTCAAATACCTCTTCATCTCGTTTGGTCAGAGTGTTCGCGGTTTCTATGCTGCAATTAGAAAAGTTATTGTGGTGGATGGGACTTTTTTGAAGAGCAAATACAAAGGAGTATTACTAGTTGCTACAGCATTAGATGGAAACTCGAGTTTATATCCTATTGCCTTTGGAGTTGTCGACTCAGAGAATGACCTCGCGTGGAACTGGTTTATGAGACAACTTAATATGGTCATTGCTGACGACCATAGTTTAGCTTTTGTGTCTGATAGGAATTCCTCAATTGCTAAAGCTATTGCGAGAGTGTACCCGCAAGCTCATCATGGAATTTGCATTCACCACTTGCTGAATAATGTTGTAACATATTTCAGCGGGAAAGGTGTGGCTGGTTTGGTTGCTAAGGCTTCTAAAGCTTATCGAGCTGCTGATTTTCGTAAGGTCTTCACTGCTATTTTCGCTATTAGTCCTGAAATTGGACAGTATCTCATAGATGCCGATGTGAGGAAGTGGGCTCGTTGTCAGTTTCCGGGTTACAGATATGATATTAGGACTACTAACCCTGCGGAGTCGATAAATGCAGCTTTGCGTACGCCTAGAGAGTTTCCAGTGATACCTTTGTTGGACAGCATTAGGGAAATGATGACTCGATGGTTTTTTAAACGTAGAACTTTAAGTTCTAAGCATTCGAAGCCACTAACCATTGCTGTGGAGAATAGCCAAGTTCTAAACATTACAAAATAG
- the LOC117134229 gene encoding uncharacterized protein LOC117134229 isoform X2 — MDYQFPKRFIEEGAETKIDKINNTCRRTILGTLKVVLRDEYQEVLKDPVFGPILAIVENKLIYSGKVIHSFICKQLKVSKLHELWFLFAKRPLRFSMQEFYAVTGLKFKEEPDVDFNNWKSDKGFWSTVLKENKKINLLVIRDELLKVCKEWTYVDRVRLVYLCIIHGFVIAKDLRVFIPHEFIRLVMDFEKMRMYPWGLRAYDELLASIFKAREDVHLKNSYVLDGFSYAFQIWIMEAIPDIGSMVGKKIKNNLTKVRCRNWKGSGKVSYQDITSLESNFDKGELFPFISSTGSLDATDNAEFFREDEKNDERVNRIVALISAKQDWKQFTWEVETLPPNMELSDAEEDVEVENVTETPVEEPAVVEEEPAVVTKRGKRKLIDPGVESRKKQLLCQRAAEHNSVVSGDMKTFIEGLFNSSFNSFKELLQKDIQERFDKVDNEMAQLKATVSQITGPSVAVGRDIASEILCPSATLGKEQEKSSQSPGPSGAKGKGKGKASVSVDPPPLRRSPRPVRKVTKT; from the exons ATGGATTACCAGTTTCCAAAACGCTTTATTGAAGAAGGAGCTGAGACCAAGATTGATAAGATTAACAACACCTGTAGGCGCACGATTCTGGGGACGCTGAAGGTGGTTCTCAGGGATGAGTATCAAGAAGTTTTGAAAGACCCTGTCTTCGGTCCGATTCTGGCAATCGTAGAGAACAAGCTTATTTACTCAGGAAAGGTTATTCACAGTTTCATATGCAAGCAGCTCAAGGTTTCCAAGCTTCACGAGTTGTGGTTTCTATTTGCAAAGAGGCCTCTCAGGTTTTCTATGCAAGAGTTTTATGCTGTGACTGGATTGAAGTTCAAAGAAGAACCCGACGTAGACTTCAATAACTGGAAGAGTGATAAGGGGTTCTGGAGCACGGTGCTGAAGGAAAATAAGAAGATCAACTTATTGGTTATAAGGGATGAGCTCCTTAAAGTCTGTAAGGAGTGGACGTATGTGGACAGGGTGCGACTAGTGTATCTGTGTATAATACATGGATTCGTCATTGCGAAGGATTTGAGAGTGTTTATCCCTCACGAGTTCATCCGTTTGGtgatggattttgagaaaatgagGATGTATCCTTGGGGTCTTCGCGCCTATGATGAGCTGCTTGCATCAATATTCAAAGCAAGGGAAGATGTGCATCTGAAGAACAGCTATGTATTGGATGGATTCTCATATGCGTTTCAGATATGGATTATGGAGGCAATCCCAGACATCGGTTCTATGGTGGGTAAAAAGATCAAAAACAACTTGACGAAAGTGAGATGTAGGAATTGGAAAGGAAGTGGAAAAGTATCATATCAAGATATCACCAGCCTAGAGTCCAACTTTGATAAG gGAGAGCTGTTCCCGTTTATATCATCTACTGGGAGCTTGGATGCAACTGATAATGCTGAGTTCTTTAGGGAAGATGAGAAGAATGACGAAAGAGTCAATCGCATTGTTGCTCTGATCAGTGCCAAACAAGACTGGAAGCAATTCACTTGGGAAGTTGAGACTCTGCCTCCAAATATGGAGTTATCTGACGCAGAAGAGGATGTCGAAGTTGAAAATGTCACAGAAACACCTGTGGAGGAACCGGCTGTTGTTGAAGAGGAACCAGCTGTTGTTACAAAAAGGGGGAAGCGTAAGCTAATTGATCCTGGTGTCGAGTCTCGAAAGaaacaacttctttgtcaaagaGCGGCTGAACATAACAGTGTTGTCTCCGGTGATATGAAGACCTTCATTGAAGGTTTGTTCAACTCTTCTTTCAATTCTTTTAAGGAGCTGCTGCAGAAGGACATACAAGAGCGTTTTGACAAGGTCGACAATGAGATGGCTCAACTGAAGGCAACAGTGTCGCAGATTACGGGTCCTTCAGTTGCAGTGGGACGAGACATAGCATCTGAGATTCTCTGTCCTTCTGCAACACTTGGGAAAGAGCAAGAGAAATCATCACAGAGTCCGGGTCCTTCAGGAGCAAAGGGAAAAGGCAAAGGCAAGGCATCTGTGAGTGTTGATCCTCCTCCGCTTCGTCGTAGCCCTCGGCCAGTAAGAAAGGTAACCAAAACATGA
- the LOC117134229 gene encoding uncharacterized protein LOC117134229 isoform X1, whose product MFLISCFIGMDYQFPKRFIEEGAETKIDKINNTCRRTILGTLKVVLRDEYQEVLKDPVFGPILAIVENKLIYSGKVIHSFICKQLKVSKLHELWFLFAKRPLRFSMQEFYAVTGLKFKEEPDVDFNNWKSDKGFWSTVLKENKKINLLVIRDELLKVCKEWTYVDRVRLVYLCIIHGFVIAKDLRVFIPHEFIRLVMDFEKMRMYPWGLRAYDELLASIFKAREDVHLKNSYVLDGFSYAFQIWIMEAIPDIGSMVGKKIKNNLTKVRCRNWKGSGKVSYQDITSLESNFDKGELFPFISSTGSLDATDNAEFFREDEKNDERVNRIVALISAKQDWKQFTWEVETLPPNMELSDAEEDVEVENVTETPVEEPAVVEEEPAVVTKRGKRKLIDPGVESRKKQLLCQRAAEHNSVVSGDMKTFIEGLFNSSFNSFKELLQKDIQERFDKVDNEMAQLKATVSQITGPSVAVGRDIASEILCPSATLGKEQEKSSQSPGPSGAKGKGKGKASVSVDPPPLRRSPRPVRKVTKT is encoded by the exons ATGTTTTTGATTTCATGTTTTATAGGAATGGATTACCAGTTTCCAAAACGCTTTATTGAAGAAGGAGCTGAGACCAAGATTGATAAGATTAACAACACCTGTAGGCGCACGATTCTGGGGACGCTGAAGGTGGTTCTCAGGGATGAGTATCAAGAAGTTTTGAAAGACCCTGTCTTCGGTCCGATTCTGGCAATCGTAGAGAACAAGCTTATTTACTCAGGAAAGGTTATTCACAGTTTCATATGCAAGCAGCTCAAGGTTTCCAAGCTTCACGAGTTGTGGTTTCTATTTGCAAAGAGGCCTCTCAGGTTTTCTATGCAAGAGTTTTATGCTGTGACTGGATTGAAGTTCAAAGAAGAACCCGACGTAGACTTCAATAACTGGAAGAGTGATAAGGGGTTCTGGAGCACGGTGCTGAAGGAAAATAAGAAGATCAACTTATTGGTTATAAGGGATGAGCTCCTTAAAGTCTGTAAGGAGTGGACGTATGTGGACAGGGTGCGACTAGTGTATCTGTGTATAATACATGGATTCGTCATTGCGAAGGATTTGAGAGTGTTTATCCCTCACGAGTTCATCCGTTTGGtgatggattttgagaaaatgagGATGTATCCTTGGGGTCTTCGCGCCTATGATGAGCTGCTTGCATCAATATTCAAAGCAAGGGAAGATGTGCATCTGAAGAACAGCTATGTATTGGATGGATTCTCATATGCGTTTCAGATATGGATTATGGAGGCAATCCCAGACATCGGTTCTATGGTGGGTAAAAAGATCAAAAACAACTTGACGAAAGTGAGATGTAGGAATTGGAAAGGAAGTGGAAAAGTATCATATCAAGATATCACCAGCCTAGAGTCCAACTTTGATAAG gGAGAGCTGTTCCCGTTTATATCATCTACTGGGAGCTTGGATGCAACTGATAATGCTGAGTTCTTTAGGGAAGATGAGAAGAATGACGAAAGAGTCAATCGCATTGTTGCTCTGATCAGTGCCAAACAAGACTGGAAGCAATTCACTTGGGAAGTTGAGACTCTGCCTCCAAATATGGAGTTATCTGACGCAGAAGAGGATGTCGAAGTTGAAAATGTCACAGAAACACCTGTGGAGGAACCGGCTGTTGTTGAAGAGGAACCAGCTGTTGTTACAAAAAGGGGGAAGCGTAAGCTAATTGATCCTGGTGTCGAGTCTCGAAAGaaacaacttctttgtcaaagaGCGGCTGAACATAACAGTGTTGTCTCCGGTGATATGAAGACCTTCATTGAAGGTTTGTTCAACTCTTCTTTCAATTCTTTTAAGGAGCTGCTGCAGAAGGACATACAAGAGCGTTTTGACAAGGTCGACAATGAGATGGCTCAACTGAAGGCAACAGTGTCGCAGATTACGGGTCCTTCAGTTGCAGTGGGACGAGACATAGCATCTGAGATTCTCTGTCCTTCTGCAACACTTGGGAAAGAGCAAGAGAAATCATCACAGAGTCCGGGTCCTTCAGGAGCAAAGGGAAAAGGCAAAGGCAAGGCATCTGTGAGTGTTGATCCTCCTCCGCTTCGTCGTAGCCCTCGGCCAGTAAGAAAGGTAACCAAAACATGA
- the LOC103868905 gene encoding pinoresinol reductase 1, whose product MGGIKSGEKTRVLVVGATGYLGKRIVRACLAEGHETYVLQRPEIGLDIEKVQLLFSFKKLGARLVEASFSDHQSLVSAVKLVDVVVSAMSGVHFRSHNILVQLKLVEAIIEAGNVKRFLPSEFGMDPPRMGHALPPGRETFDQKMEVRHAIEAAGIPYTYVVGACFAAYFAGNLSQMETLLPPKKKANIYGDGNVKVVFADEDDIAKYTAKTLDDPRTVNKTVYIRPQDNVLTQNELVKIWEKLTGNELEKTNIAAKDFLANIEHMEIPHQAGIGHFYHIFYEGCLTDHKVGEDEEASSLYPDVKYKRMDDYLRMFL is encoded by the exons ATGGGAGGGATCAAAAGCGGCGAGAAAACGCGCGTTTTGGTGGTGGGAGCGACGGGTTACTTAGGGAAGAGAATCGTGAGGGCGTGTTTGGCTGAAGGTCACGAAACTTATGTTTTGCAGCGGCCAGAGATTGGTCTAGACATCGAGAAAGTCCAACTCCTTTTCTCATTCAAGAAACTAGGTGCTCGTCTCGTCGAGGCTTCTTTCTCCGACCACCAAAGCCTCGTATCAGCCGTGAAACTCGTAGACGTCGTTGTCTCCGCCATGTCGGGCGTTCACTTCCGTAGCCATAACATCCTTGTCCAGCTTAAGCTCGTTGAAGCCATCATAGAGGCTGGTAATGTCAAG CGGTTTTTACCATCTGAGTTTGGTATGGATCCACCACGTATGGGACATGCTTTACCACCAGGACGAGAAACGTTCGACCAAAAAATGGAAGTGCGTCATGCTATTGAAGCTGCCGGAATACCTTACACTTACGTTGTTGGCGCTTGCTTCGCCGCATATTTTGCCGGAAACTTATCTCAGATGGAAACTTTACTCCCTCCAAAGAAAAAAGCTAATATATATGGAGACGGAAACGTAAAAG TGGTGTTCGCTGATGAAGACGATATCGCAAAATACACCGCAAAAACACTAGACGATCCACGAACAGTGAACAAAACCGTGTATATCAGACCTCAGGACAACGTTCTCACTCAAAATGAATTGGTTAAAATTTGGGAAAAGCTAACCGGAAACGAATTGGAGAAAACCAATATTGCTGCAAAAGACTTCCTTGCCAACATTGAAC ACATGGAGATTCCACATCAAGCAGGGATAGGacatttttatcatatcttCTATGAAGGATGTCTCACTGATCACAAAgtcggagaagatgaagaagcgtCAAGTCTCTATCCGGATGTCAAGTACAAGCGTATGGATGATTATTTAAGAATGTTCCTCTGA